In Syntrophotaleaceae bacterium, a genomic segment contains:
- a CDS encoding acyltransferase gives MIKAFKRLYWDIVDKSIRFAIVEYIIRDFPGFFGIHVRAWWYAKRFKKVGKNLHVLPGSIIIHPERIECGDNVSIGYNNYIQAGGGLVLGNDTMLGPYVKIWTQNHVFSDPEIPVRLQGYSHHPVVINEDVWIGANSFIMPGTVLASKSVVSAGSVVGAKNYPEGIVLAGNPARKIGQRI, from the coding sequence ATGATCAAAGCTTTTAAAAGATTGTATTGGGACATAGTAGATAAATCAATTAGATTTGCGATTGTGGAGTATATAATTCGTGATTTTCCAGGATTTTTCGGCATACATGTAAGAGCATGGTGGTATGCAAAAAGATTTAAAAAAGTTGGTAAAAATTTACACGTTCTTCCCGGCTCAATAATTATTCATCCTGAAAGAATTGAGTGTGGAGACAATGTATCAATTGGATATAACAACTACATCCAGGCTGGAGGAGGGCTGGTTTTGGGAAATGATACAATGCTAGGTCCATACGTTAAAATCTGGACACAAAATCATGTGTTTTCCGACCCTGAAATTCCAGTTAGACTTCAGGGGTATAGTCACCATCCGGTTGTAATAAACGAGGACGTCTGGATTGGTGCGAACAGTTTTATCATGCCCGGAACCGTTCTGGCAAGCAAATCGGTTGTTTCTGCCGGATCTGTTGTTGGTGCGAAAAATTACCCAGAAGGTATTGTCCTTGCAGGAAATCCTGCACGAAAAATTGGACAAAGAATTTGA
- a CDS encoding glycosyltransferase family 4 protein: MYSFNGYKVAILHYSNSIIDLNKPFGMQRMELGELKVLREAGVIATLYAKEVIGNHPQLKAIPYLETDKLLLDIPFYQRFLDSNTNADIYQGNATPLLALFKPEKTIIRFDGVVPLPLVDIKGVKDQYAKASYIFVSKSIKNYYLKNYPFLNPEKCHVLYNAVDSFPIQTRKKINNFRILFCSRWSYEKGIDLLIKSLKFLQRIHNNYELIVAGGMQKTSSADAKGSAREEKIKETLRSFKNVKVLGFVPHDELMKLYSEVDLLLFPSIYPEPFGLIAAEAAVACVPTCAYSVGAIPEVVKHKETGVLMPFSDKNIINVIRLVKTLSFCIRNRNMLDDMGVAARKRVISNFNWENYRRDLFHIYSSICK, encoded by the coding sequence ATGTATTCATTTAATGGGTATAAAGTCGCAATCTTGCATTATTCGAACAGTATTATTGATTTGAATAAGCCGTTCGGCATGCAGAGAATGGAGCTAGGTGAATTAAAGGTGCTACGAGAGGCAGGTGTCATTGCAACCTTGTATGCAAAAGAAGTAATAGGAAATCATCCACAATTAAAAGCGATCCCATATCTTGAAACGGACAAATTACTTCTTGATATTCCTTTTTACCAGAGATTTTTAGATTCAAATACAAATGCAGATATTTATCAGGGCAATGCGACACCCTTGCTGGCGTTGTTCAAACCAGAAAAAACCATAATTAGATTCGATGGCGTTGTTCCTTTGCCATTGGTTGATATAAAAGGAGTTAAAGACCAATATGCAAAAGCCAGTTATATTTTTGTGTCAAAATCAATAAAAAATTATTATCTCAAAAATTATCCATTTTTAAACCCAGAAAAATGTCATGTTTTGTACAATGCTGTAGATTCTTTTCCAATTCAAACAAGGAAAAAAATTAATAACTTTCGAATACTGTTTTGTAGTAGATGGAGTTATGAAAAAGGTATTGATTTACTCATAAAATCCTTAAAATTTTTGCAACGCATTCATAATAACTATGAATTAATTGTCGCCGGAGGCATGCAAAAGACATCTTCTGCTGATGCCAAAGGAAGTGCAAGGGAAGAAAAAATAAAAGAAACTTTACGGTCTTTCAAAAACGTTAAGGTGCTCGGATTTGTTCCTCATGATGAACTTATGAAGCTTTATTCCGAAGTTGATTTATTATTATTTCCATCTATTTATCCAGAGCCTTTCGGATTGATAGCGGCCGAAGCTGCTGTTGCATGTGTTCCAACCTGTGCTTATTCTGTCGGTGCGATACCTGAGGTTGTGAAACATAAAGAAACAGGTGTTCTTATGCCATTTAGCGATAAAAATATTATAAATGTTATTAGATTAGTTAAAACTCTTTCTTTCTGCATTAGAAACAGAAATATGTTGGACGACATGGGAGTTGCTGCTCGGAAAAGAGTTATTTCAAATTTTAATTGGGAAAACTACAGAAGAGATTTGTTTCATATCTATTCATCGATTTGCAAATAG
- a CDS encoding asparagine synthase-related protein — MPGICGMLEFHKRQENALSFRNGVENTLHFPTYSCEKKTESDFSIARIDINNRKSRSVFFDHERKLIITFWGDLFQVDDRNESGEPAQNPEIIIGRLYQNSISTSDLASKLNGDFNCAIYDLNLKKLFIFNDRFGFRRLYYYKDKNVFLFSHELKFFITFYGFNKQINWQSVSDFLRYSYVLGDRTLFQEVSVLPPASCLEVSSNSLSLCSYWTPRYENSLGLSDLDYAVDQGLSFFQQSLHRRIGNSQKILIFLTGGLDSRLITAVSSQTEVDITTSTQGSFFSYEYELAKKVCKTLEIPPPKRFTASDGWLREYFKNMAWQSEAQYGSCGLAWQHGLDNCLGNNFDRMLNGIFGGHLSFGSPYFSEQDTEANYSYEQQITRIDKGLNGHRYSYLIPFLNENIKKIVNDYGCNTIKQEMDRVKNQSNLPYFQQDALFLYNRIRRGMISIDQNHLYFDDQYPFASYELFGLYLKLKPELLLNHRLYKELYKKHYPDLAKIPWWSTCSDLHGRTDGLKRQLKSLCQNLEWYVGKLSRGRLCLPHPWVVKFEDRNFRRDVENRRFLYKILTSDQAKERKIFNCTMMSSLLNNCLRSQISMDEIGKLVMLEMWFQYFIDENPCY, encoded by the coding sequence ATGCCAGGCATTTGCGGAATGTTGGAGTTTCATAAACGTCAAGAAAATGCCCTTTCTTTTAGAAATGGTGTTGAAAATACACTCCATTTTCCAACCTATTCGTGTGAGAAGAAAACGGAAAGTGATTTTTCAATTGCAAGGATTGATATTAATAATAGGAAATCAAGATCTGTTTTTTTTGACCATGAAAGAAAACTCATAATAACGTTTTGGGGAGACTTGTTCCAGGTAGATGATAGAAATGAGTCTGGGGAACCGGCCCAAAACCCAGAAATAATTATCGGAAGGTTGTATCAGAATAGTATAAGTACCTCTGATTTGGCGTCCAAATTAAATGGAGACTTTAATTGTGCTATTTATGACCTGAATCTAAAAAAACTTTTTATCTTCAATGACAGGTTTGGGTTCAGAAGACTTTACTACTATAAAGACAAAAATGTATTTCTTTTCTCTCATGAATTGAAATTTTTTATAACTTTTTATGGATTCAATAAACAGATAAATTGGCAAAGCGTCTCGGATTTTTTACGGTACTCATATGTTTTGGGTGATCGCACCCTTTTTCAAGAAGTCTCGGTTCTTCCGCCGGCCAGCTGTTTAGAGGTTAGTAGCAATTCTTTGTCTCTTTGCAGTTACTGGACCCCCCGATATGAGAATTCACTAGGGCTTTCTGATCTTGATTACGCAGTGGATCAGGGTCTCTCATTTTTCCAGCAGTCACTGCACAGGCGAATTGGTAACTCCCAAAAAATTCTTATCTTTCTGACTGGAGGTCTTGATTCTCGTCTTATAACAGCAGTTTCATCTCAAACTGAAGTTGATATTACTACTTCGACCCAAGGATCTTTTTTCTCTTATGAGTACGAATTAGCTAAAAAAGTCTGCAAAACATTAGAAATTCCACCTCCTAAGCGATTCACCGCTTCGGATGGTTGGCTTCGGGAATATTTTAAAAACATGGCTTGGCAATCAGAGGCTCAGTACGGGTCCTGCGGATTGGCCTGGCAACACGGTTTAGATAATTGTCTTGGTAACAATTTTGATCGTATGTTGAATGGAATTTTCGGCGGACATTTGAGTTTCGGATCACCATATTTTTCAGAACAGGATACGGAAGCGAATTATAGTTACGAACAACAAATTACGCGTATAGATAAAGGTCTGAATGGACATCGCTACTCTTATTTAATACCATTCTTAAATGAAAATATTAAAAAAATTGTAAATGATTATGGTTGTAATACAATTAAACAAGAAATGGATAGAGTCAAAAATCAAAGTAATTTACCATATTTTCAGCAAGATGCTTTGTTTTTATACAACAGAATTCGTCGCGGGATGATTTCAATCGATCAAAATCACCTTTATTTTGATGATCAGTATCCGTTTGCCAGTTATGAATTGTTTGGACTTTACCTTAAGCTTAAACCAGAATTGCTCCTCAATCATCGTCTTTACAAAGAGTTATATAAAAAACATTACCCGGATCTTGCTAAAATTCCTTGGTGGTCAACCTGCTCTGACCTACATGGTCGAACAGATGGATTGAAGAGGCAATTAAAAAGTTTATGTCAGAATTTGGAATGGTATGTGGGCAAATTATCGAGAGGTCGATTATGTCTTCCTCACCCCTGGGTAGTTAAGTTTGAAGACCGGAATTTCAGGCGTGACGTTGAAAATAGAAGGTTTCTTTACAAAATATTAACAAGTGATCAAGCCAAAGAAAGAAAAATTTTTAACTGTACGATGATGAGCTCATTATTGAATAATTGTTTGCGGAGTCAAATTTCGATGGATGAAATCGGGAAACTTGTCATGTTGGAAATGTGGTTTCAATATTTCATCGATGAAAATCCTTGTTATTAA
- a CDS encoding amino acid racemase — protein sequence MKKLGIIGGLGSEATVNMFHAIVSHTHVTCDQDHLEIIIHNNSHVPDRTAAILFNGSSPVPELQRSAIFLSNCGVDLIVIPCVTSHYFFAEFSKCIKVPILNAIFETCKFINNSFPGIKKIGILATSGTVQTGLFQDELSKSKILPVVPNPSDQQNLVMRSIYGPDGIKAGFTDGAPREKLIIAANNLIAMGAECLIAGCTEIPLVMKQGDFDVPLIDPVKILASEAIRFCGRKTKEDFFDFAGQNMICGHYR from the coding sequence ATGAAGAAATTGGGGATTATTGGAGGCTTGGGATCTGAAGCAACTGTAAACATGTTTCATGCTATTGTTTCCCATACCCATGTCACCTGTGATCAAGATCACCTTGAAATAATTATTCACAATAATAGCCATGTTCCAGACCGAACAGCAGCAATTTTATTCAATGGATCCTCTCCTGTTCCTGAACTGCAAAGATCAGCGATTTTTCTCTCCAATTGTGGTGTTGACTTGATTGTCATTCCTTGTGTTACTTCGCATTATTTTTTCGCTGAGTTTAGCAAATGTATAAAAGTCCCAATTCTGAATGCCATTTTTGAAACATGCAAATTCATAAACAATTCTTTTCCTGGGATAAAAAAAATAGGTATTTTGGCTACCAGTGGGACAGTCCAAACTGGCCTTTTTCAAGATGAATTGAGTAAATCGAAAATTTTGCCTGTAGTGCCCAATCCATCCGATCAGCAAAACCTCGTTATGCGGTCCATATATGGGCCTGATGGTATAAAAGCTGGATTTACTGATGGAGCTCCCAGGGAAAAACTAATAATAGCTGCAAACAATTTGATTGCCATGGGGGCGGAATGCCTTATTGCTGGGTGTACGGAAATCCCACTCGTTATGAAGCAGGGTGATTTTGATGTTCCGTTGATCGATCCGGTAAAAATCCTCGCTTCTGAAGCGATTCGCTTTTGCGGTCGTAAGACAAAAGAGGATTTTTTTGATTTTGCTGGACAGAATATGATCTGTGGGCATTACCGTTGA
- a CDS encoding oligosaccharide flippase family protein codes for MTLGIKQEIKLLARHSAVYSLGTFMQRIVSLLLLPVYTRFLTPYDYGIKELVGLSSDVIAILLATAISGAFYRFYFNYEDEKNRNEVFSTAVISIGTICLISVCLLSLASSTIASTILDNPDLKHFFYISFSTLWFQTINNLSYSFLKARKKSLSFIGISFSGMFITIGLNIYFVCFLKIGVMGILLSNLLTSFIVAIFFTLPLLIRVGFRFSRFKLVEMLRFGLPLIPSQFGAFIVHLSDRFFIKEYVSIADAGLYALGYRFGTLPGTFISDPFNQVYQPRRLEVYKQKDSENVFGRIFTYFLLLILFVGLCISVMTKDVLMLMAEEKFWSAYKIVPIIVLANIVFSFHYHLNIGIIVHKKTKYLAYINLSNGILVLALNFLFIPKYGIFGAAWITLFAFIYKTAFTYYFSSNFYKVKFELGRIFKIIIVVTAIFLIMQNIEIQMAWVSIIVKIISIPFLYLFGLFTISFFTSEEKIRFLGIIKNVSKKIKVA; via the coding sequence ATGACCCTGGGAATAAAACAAGAAATAAAACTCCTTGCAAGGCATTCTGCAGTTTACAGCCTGGGAACGTTCATGCAGCGAATCGTGTCCTTACTATTGCTGCCGGTCTATACCCGTTTTTTGACTCCTTATGATTATGGGATTAAGGAGCTGGTTGGTCTTTCTTCTGATGTTATTGCAATACTTCTTGCGACAGCAATTTCAGGGGCTTTTTATCGATTTTATTTTAATTATGAAGATGAAAAAAATCGTAATGAGGTATTCAGTACAGCTGTTATCAGTATTGGCACGATCTGTTTGATTTCTGTATGCCTTCTTTCTTTAGCGTCATCAACTATTGCTAGTACGATTCTCGATAATCCAGATCTAAAGCATTTTTTTTATATTTCTTTCTCTACTCTATGGTTTCAAACGATTAATAATCTGTCATACAGTTTTCTAAAAGCGAGGAAAAAATCCCTTTCTTTCATAGGAATTTCTTTTTCTGGAATGTTTATAACCATTGGTTTAAACATATATTTTGTATGTTTTCTCAAAATTGGTGTTATGGGGATTTTACTGAGTAACCTGTTGACCTCTTTCATAGTGGCTATTTTTTTCACCCTACCACTTTTAATTCGCGTGGGATTTCGGTTTTCCAGGTTCAAGCTTGTAGAAATGCTTCGTTTTGGACTTCCTCTGATCCCTTCCCAATTTGGTGCTTTCATAGTTCATCTTTCAGACCGATTTTTTATTAAAGAATATGTTTCGATTGCGGATGCAGGGTTATATGCACTTGGATATAGGTTCGGAACTCTTCCAGGTACTTTTATCTCTGATCCATTCAATCAAGTTTACCAACCAAGACGACTTGAAGTATACAAGCAGAAAGATTCGGAAAATGTATTTGGTAGAATTTTTACATACTTTCTTTTATTGATACTTTTTGTGGGTTTATGCATATCGGTCATGACAAAAGATGTACTTATGTTGATGGCTGAGGAAAAGTTTTGGTCAGCTTATAAAATTGTTCCAATAATTGTTTTGGCGAATATAGTATTTTCATTTCATTACCATTTGAATATAGGAATAATTGTTCACAAAAAAACAAAGTATCTTGCTTATATAAATTTATCAAATGGCATTCTTGTTCTCGCATTAAATTTTTTATTTATACCAAAATACGGCATTTTTGGTGCAGCCTGGATAACATTGTTTGCTTTTATTTATAAAACAGCATTTACTTATTATTTTAGTAGTAACTTTTATAAAGTGAAATTCGAATTAGGGAGAATTTTTAAAATTATCATTGTGGTAACGGCAATATTTTTAATAATGCAAAATATTGAAATTCAAATGGCCTGGGTTTCTATAATAGTAAAAATAATAAGTATTCCTTTTCTGTACTTATTTGGACTTTTCACCATAAGCTTTTTTACCTCAGAAGAAAAAATAAGGTTTTTGGGAATCATAAAAAATGTTTCTAAAAAAATTAAAGTTGCATGA
- a CDS encoding glycosyltransferase family 4 protein: MTKKILFISYPYKPNSSAGAVRSERLATHLASEGWEVDVVTIRPLGEPISECEKKEKLSSLRITRTKTIDPWLRLQQWKPKNWMLKVLRSLGLRVFSFPDHMVFWIPFVVLEGLKIQKKRGFNAIYTTSPPHSTHLAGVILSKFSGKPLVADFRDPWTLNVYCKDDLNRRFLFFLERAFEKLIIKNASVLFANTRANQNQLCSAFPSITDNKVYYLPNGMQKFELPNNTVISNDYFTIVHTGTFYPNFKPYGLLEALARWKQGCQPPGIPEFHGIKLKLIGCSDMVTKKIVSDLDLVDDVSFEPWVPLEEARRIMCCADALWVTLGTGKEAASYVPSKLFEYIAAQRPIYGFFPPGEASSILKNTGTGFVFEKDDCELVISVLFEAIQSKKEGKAFPEFYRRNEEAVGELDVEKVLERFQNILSNIIKISY, translated from the coding sequence TTGACAAAGAAAATACTTTTTATCAGTTATCCTTATAAGCCAAATTCATCTGCCGGAGCGGTCCGGTCGGAACGTCTAGCAACCCATCTAGCCTCGGAAGGATGGGAAGTTGATGTTGTGACAATTCGTCCTCTTGGGGAGCCAATTTCTGAATGCGAAAAAAAAGAAAAATTGTCTTCATTGCGAATTACCAGAACAAAAACAATTGATCCTTGGCTAAGATTGCAACAGTGGAAACCCAAAAACTGGATGCTTAAGGTACTCAGAAGTCTAGGGCTCCGTGTTTTTAGTTTTCCTGATCATATGGTCTTTTGGATTCCTTTTGTTGTTTTAGAAGGTTTGAAAATTCAAAAAAAAAGAGGATTTAATGCAATTTACACAACCTCGCCGCCACATTCAACTCATTTGGCAGGGGTTATATTATCAAAGTTTTCAGGGAAACCATTGGTGGCTGACTTCCGAGATCCATGGACCTTGAATGTTTATTGCAAAGATGACTTGAATAGAAGATTTTTATTTTTTCTGGAAAGAGCATTCGAAAAATTAATTATAAAAAATGCTTCTGTCCTTTTTGCGAACACTAGGGCTAATCAGAACCAACTTTGTTCAGCCTTTCCAAGTATTACTGATAATAAAGTATATTATCTCCCAAACGGAATGCAAAAGTTTGAATTACCTAACAATACAGTAATATCAAACGATTATTTTACTATAGTTCATACCGGGACTTTTTACCCTAATTTCAAACCTTATGGACTACTCGAGGCATTGGCAAGGTGGAAACAAGGTTGTCAACCTCCAGGAATTCCCGAGTTCCATGGAATTAAATTAAAATTAATTGGATGTTCCGATATGGTAACCAAAAAAATTGTATCCGATCTTGACTTGGTCGATGATGTCTCTTTTGAACCATGGGTTCCACTGGAGGAGGCCAGGAGAATAATGTGTTGTGCTGATGCTCTCTGGGTAACTTTGGGAACCGGGAAAGAAGCGGCGTCGTACGTACCTTCCAAACTATTTGAATATATTGCTGCCCAACGCCCAATTTATGGTTTTTTCCCCCCTGGGGAAGCATCAAGTATCTTAAAAAATACCGGTACTGGTTTTGTATTTGAAAAAGATGATTGTGAATTAGTGATATCTGTTCTATTTGAAGCAATCCAAAGTAAAAAAGAGGGGAAAGCATTTCCTGAATTTTATAGAAGAAATGAAGAAGCTGTGGGTGAGCTTGATGTCGAAAAAGTTCTTGAACGGTTTCAAAATATACTTTCAAATATCATAAAAATAAGTTATTAA
- a CDS encoding O-antigen ligase family protein, whose translation MIFYYWKVSYHFPIFISIKAQLIYGCILLIIIILKLTSLDQDIKTHPIFRTFLYFLIAYSLSFLFAWDYLFSWENSVYHFLIVLIIAMGVLVSVKDEADIKIVIFSIVFMYLYLAYEPMYRFLFKTSGNVHLYGDVFVADLGILSGHVSLANNMNQMIPIAIFLPFLIDNKIFKIVSIIPLLVFLITLIGSNSRGGVVGLLFLFLCLIFFSSKITSSKWIFVVIGGVFLVFGGLLMDTFSRINPDSAEGRLIRLVHGIEMVRKGNFFGVGPGCYILASGKYFGHRMMSHNMYGQLVGDLGVPGAITWFIFMYNVLRSLNESRKNIKYDLNDSKYCYHYLALGLMLSLLVRMLIGLGAHSLYFFNWYVFGMLALHISRQNMAEKQIIMKR comes from the coding sequence ATGATTTTTTATTATTGGAAAGTGTCTTACCATTTTCCAATTTTCATAAGTATAAAAGCACAATTAATCTATGGTTGCATACTCCTGATTATCATAATTTTAAAATTAACTTCTCTCGACCAGGATATAAAAACACATCCAATTTTTCGAACTTTTTTATACTTTTTAATAGCATATTCTCTTTCTTTTCTTTTTGCCTGGGATTATCTTTTTTCATGGGAAAATTCCGTATACCACTTTTTAATTGTACTCATTATCGCAATGGGAGTTCTTGTTTCGGTAAAAGATGAAGCAGATATCAAAATTGTTATATTCAGTATAGTTTTTATGTATTTATATTTGGCTTATGAGCCCATGTACAGGTTTTTATTCAAGACTTCGGGGAACGTACATTTATACGGAGATGTTTTTGTCGCTGATCTTGGTATTCTTTCTGGTCATGTTTCTCTTGCTAACAATATGAATCAAATGATACCGATAGCAATATTTCTTCCGTTTCTTATTGACAATAAGATTTTCAAAATTGTTTCAATAATTCCTCTATTAGTATTTCTAATTACACTAATTGGTAGTAACTCACGCGGAGGTGTTGTTGGGCTTCTTTTTCTATTTTTATGTTTAATATTCTTTTCTTCCAAAATAACAAGTTCGAAGTGGATTTTTGTTGTAATAGGAGGGGTGTTTTTAGTGTTTGGTGGTCTTTTAATGGATACTTTTAGTAGAATTAACCCAGATAGCGCCGAGGGTCGTTTAATTCGTTTGGTACACGGAATCGAAATGGTTCGCAAAGGAAATTTTTTCGGTGTTGGACCTGGGTGTTATATCCTTGCTTCTGGGAAATATTTTGGTCATAGAATGATGTCGCACAACATGTATGGACAATTGGTGGGAGATCTCGGTGTACCTGGGGCAATTACTTGGTTTATATTTATGTATAACGTATTGCGCAGTCTCAATGAATCAAGAAAAAATATAAAATATGATTTAAATGATTCGAAATATTGCTATCATTATCTCGCACTTGGTCTTATGCTGTCGCTTCTTGTTCGAATGTTGATTGGTTTAGGTGCGCATAGTTTGTATTTTTTCAATTGGTATGTTTTTGGAATGCTTGCTCTCCATATTTCCAGGCAAAACATGGCAGAAAAACAAATTATAATGAAAAGATGA
- a CDS encoding glycosyltransferase family 4 protein → MKAESSKYTILVPVKYPVGGIRTYIKYTFIKFDKYKYEFILASQDCKRAEDLKEEFGDINFKVISSSSKNDFFALAKTVLKALIFQKIDLIHSQGYTAGLITCIINLFFQKPHIITLHHVFRAGQLSDSFWETFPRLKRKLIELILKRASLIQAVSEDARINLLQNFPGLSKLGARIVANSNGIDIDGFIKSTEIKEKIQLPGNIFLLGFLGRFMPEKGFPYIIDIVEELIKKHQFTEFRVVSIGTFGGFFREYKKIIEQRELTQYFIFPGFVKNTYNALSKIHILLIPSLGEACPLVPMEALIAGTPVIGFSCIGLREVLAGTPGILVPVKDVDGMVKEILNIKSNFQQMKTEFIDFIPVAKARFDVTNTAIRLEQLYKQLL, encoded by the coding sequence GTGAAGGCAGAAAGTTCAAAATATACAATTCTTGTTCCTGTTAAATACCCCGTTGGCGGTATTAGAACTTATATTAAGTACACTTTTATAAAATTCGATAAATATAAATATGAATTTATTCTGGCTTCGCAAGATTGTAAAAGAGCTGAAGATTTGAAGGAAGAGTTTGGTGATATCAATTTTAAAGTAATAAGTTCAAGTTCAAAAAATGATTTTTTTGCTCTCGCAAAAACTGTTCTAAAGGCTTTGATTTTCCAAAAAATAGATTTAATACACAGTCAAGGATATACGGCAGGATTAATAACTTGCATTATTAATCTTTTTTTTCAGAAACCACATATCATAACCTTGCATCATGTTTTTAGAGCAGGTCAATTATCTGATTCTTTTTGGGAGACATTCCCTAGATTGAAGAGAAAATTAATAGAACTTATTTTAAAAAGAGCATCCTTAATTCAAGCTGTTAGCGAAGATGCGAGGATAAACCTTCTTCAGAATTTCCCAGGATTAAGTAAGCTAGGTGCAAGAATTGTTGCCAACTCAAATGGTATAGATATTGATGGATTTATTAAATCCACCGAAATTAAAGAAAAGATTCAGCTTCCTGGTAATATCTTTTTGTTGGGATTCCTTGGTCGATTTATGCCCGAAAAAGGCTTTCCATATATTATTGATATCGTAGAGGAATTAATAAAAAAGCATCAATTTACAGAATTTCGAGTAGTCTCTATAGGTACCTTTGGTGGATTTTTTAGAGAGTACAAAAAAATAATCGAACAACGAGAATTAACACAGTATTTTATTTTTCCAGGATTTGTAAAAAATACTTACAATGCATTATCAAAAATTCATATCTTACTTATTCCGTCACTTGGTGAGGCTTGTCCCTTGGTGCCCATGGAAGCTTTAATAGCTGGCACGCCTGTGATTGGTTTTTCATGTATTGGCCTGCGTGAGGTTCTTGCTGGTACACCCGGAATTTTGGTTCCTGTTAAGGATGTTGATGGAATGGTTAAAGAAATACTTAATATCAAATCAAACTTTCAGCAAATGAAAACAGAATTTATAGATTTTATCCCGGTTGCAAAAGCAAGATTTGACGTAACCAACACTGCCATTAGACTAGAACAACTTTATAAGCAATTGTTGTAA
- a CDS encoding CapA family protein, which translates to MNEKIFISSVGDISFMGELADRPSTVPFRDIISLWANADLVVGNLECPLLSEELGQKVEGKCTLRGHPGWADVLKKCGFGVVSLANNHMMDYGVEGLFSTMEALDRAGIYYAGAGEDIETANSPLIINLQGKKIAFLARTVVEVSSPSYAEFNKPGVAYFREDEIIPRVLECSKTCDIVILSLHWGIEHYSYPSPQQRVLAKKLVSAGVDIVLGHHPHVLQGEEKLDSAIVSYSSGNFLFDDVPWSYFGEDGQKRTAKLLLTEENRKGMILEIYISKNKEIKSKRKFCSIKEKNRIVHDSSYSREMSYLDLSKRLGYPNYKFFWKIYSFKREWDLRIKTIIDFKNFHLKLKKLRFHHVRHLLYKIKKSIEVAMGKTTNPYE; encoded by the coding sequence ATGAATGAAAAAATATTTATATCTTCTGTTGGGGATATTTCATTCATGGGGGAATTGGCAGACCGGCCATCTACTGTCCCATTTAGGGACATTATTTCCCTTTGGGCTAATGCTGATCTGGTTGTCGGAAATCTAGAATGCCCCCTCTTAAGTGAGGAGCTTGGGCAGAAAGTTGAAGGGAAATGTACACTTAGGGGGCATCCTGGTTGGGCTGATGTTTTGAAAAAATGTGGCTTCGGGGTTGTTTCTCTAGCTAATAATCATATGATGGACTATGGGGTGGAAGGTCTTTTTTCCACTATGGAGGCTTTGGATAGGGCGGGGATTTATTACGCAGGAGCTGGGGAAGATATTGAGACTGCAAATTCTCCTTTGATAATTAATCTACAAGGGAAAAAAATCGCTTTTCTCGCACGCACTGTTGTTGAAGTTTCCTCGCCATCTTACGCAGAATTCAATAAACCTGGGGTAGCCTATTTTCGAGAGGATGAAATCATTCCACGTGTACTGGAATGTTCAAAAACGTGCGATATTGTAATTCTTTCATTACATTGGGGAATTGAACATTATTCTTATCCATCACCTCAGCAACGCGTTTTAGCCAAAAAATTGGTTTCAGCCGGTGTGGACATTGTTCTTGGTCACCATCCACACGTATTACAGGGTGAAGAAAAGTTGGATTCTGCAATTGTTTCATATAGTTCAGGAAACTTTTTATTCGATGATGTTCCTTGGAGTTATTTTGGAGAAGATGGGCAGAAAAGAACAGCAAAACTATTATTGACCGAAGAAAATCGAAAAGGAATGATTTTAGAGATTTACATTTCAAAGAATAAAGAAATAAAAAGTAAACGGAAATTTTGCTCAATAAAAGAAAAAAATCGAATTGTTCATGATAGTTCCTATAGCAGAGAAATGAGCTATTTAGACTTGTCTAAGCGATTGGGTTATCCCAACTACAAATTTTTTTGGAAAATTTATTCTTTTAAACGTGAGTGGGACTTGCGTATTAAAACTATTATTGATTTTAAAAATTTTCATTTAAAATTAAAAAAATTGCGGTTTCATCATGTTCGTCATCTTCTTTATAAAATTAAAAAATCTATTGAGGTTGCGATGGGGAAAACAACAAACCCATATGAATGA